GCCCTGGTGGACCGCTGGTCCGCGGTGCCGGACGGCGTGGTGGACGCGGCGGACGAGATGTCGCGGTTCGCGCTGCGGGCGGTCGCCCGGATCCTGTTCGGCACCGACGTGGAGGAGGCGATCGGCGCCGTCCGCCGCTCCTTCCCGGTGCTCGGCGCCTACGTGCGGGACCGCGGCTTCGCGCCCGTTCGCCTGCCGCGGCAGTGGCCGACGCCCGGCAACCGGCAGGCGAAGGCCGCCGAGCAGGAGCTGTACGCGGTGTGCGACGCCATCATCGCCCGTCGCGCGGGGCAGGAGTCCGACGACCTGCTCGGCCTGCTGGCGGCGGCCCGCGGCGAGGACGGCGAGCAGCTGGACGCGGCCGAACTCCGCGACCAGGTACTGATCTTCCTGCTGGCCGGCCACGAGACGACGGCGACCTCGCTGGCCTTCGCGCTCCACCTGCTGGGGATGCACCCGGAGCAGCAGAAGCGGGCCCGCGAGGAGGCGTTCACCGTGCTGGGCGACCGCCCGCCGCGGGCCGATGACCTCGCGGCACTGCCGTATCTGACGGCAGTGCTGAAGGAGGCGATGCGGTTGTACCCTGCCGCCGCGGTGATCGGCCGCCGCGCGGTGGCCGACTGCGAGATCGGCGGGGTGCGGATCCCGGCGGGCGCGGACGTCCTGGTCGCCCCGTACGTCACCCACCGGCACCCGGCGCACTGGCCGGAGCCGGAGCGCTTCGACCCGGACCGCTTCACGCCGGAGCAGGAGGCGGCCCGGCACCGCTACGCGTGGTTCCCCTTCGGGGGCGGTCCGCGCGCCTGCATCGGGCAGCACTTCTCGATGCTGGAGTCGGTGCTGGCGCTGGGCGCGGTGCTGCGCGAGTTCGCGGTCGAGACGGTGGACACCGAGGTCAGGCTGGGGCAGGCGATCACGCTGGAGGCACGCGGACCCGTCCGGATCAGGCTGACCCCGCACGGGAGCTGACGGCCCGGCCGGGCGGCGGCCGGTGCACGGTGTCCGGGGACGACGGGGCGGCGCGGGCGTGTCGGGGCGGGTCGCTAGAGTACGTCCGAACTCGCGCATCCGCGACCGTGCGGGCGGGCGGACCGCTCCTGCCACCGGCCCCCGCCGGTCCGTCCGCCGCCGCCACCGACCTTCCACGGGGACAGACCTTTGACCTCTCCTTACCCGCCGTCGAATCCGTACGCCGGTCCGCCCACGCCGCCGGCGCCCGGCCAGCCGTACCCGCCCGCCGGCGGCTACGGGTACCCGGCAGCCCCCGCCCAGCCCGGTCCGTACGCCCAGCCCGGGCCGTACGGACAGCCGGCGCCGCCCGCGCCCGCGTCCGCACCCGGTTACGGCTACCCGGCGCAGCCCGCGCAGCCGGGCCCGTACGCCCAGCCCGCGCCGTACGGTGCGGCGCCGGCGGCGCCGCCCGCCTACGGCCAGCCGGCGCCGTGGGGCCAGGGTCAGGGCGTGCCCTACGGGGCGCCCGCCCAGGCGCCGGACGGCGGCCCGGTCTGCCGCTTCTGCGGCGGCTTCCCGGCGGTGCAGGTCACCGTCCGCGGTCACCGCGGCATGATCGTCATCATGCAGTTCCTGCGCCAGCCGGGCCCGTTCTGCCGCACCTGCGGCACGGCCACCGTCCGCGACATGTCGGCGCGGACGCTGTACCAGGGCTGGTGGGGCTACCTGTCGTCGGTCTTCACGCCGATCACCCTGCTGCGCAACCTCTTCGCCTACAACAAGATCAAGGTGCTGCCGCCGGCGACCGCCCCGCGCGGGCCGCAGCTCGACCCGGGAAAGCCGCTGACCCGCCGTCCGGCGATGCTGATGCTGCTGCTGCCGGTCGTGGCGTGGACACTGGTCATCGGCGTCTTCATCGCCGCGGCGCTGTCCGGCAGCAGCAGTGACGACTCGTACACCCCGCCGTACCGTGTGCCGACCTCGCTGACGGTGAGCACCGGCGACTGCGTGCACAACGCGGGGACGTCGGCCACGCCGGAGCTCAAGGTGCTGCCCTGCAGCGACCCGACGGCGGACTACAAGGTGCTGGCGCGT
The Kitasatospora paranensis genome window above contains:
- a CDS encoding LppU/SCO3897 family protein, whose amino-acid sequence is MTSPYPPSNPYAGPPTPPAPGQPYPPAGGYGYPAAPAQPGPYAQPGPYGQPAPPAPASAPGYGYPAQPAQPGPYAQPAPYGAAPAAPPAYGQPAPWGQGQGVPYGAPAQAPDGGPVCRFCGGFPAVQVTVRGHRGMIVIMQFLRQPGPFCRTCGTATVRDMSARTLYQGWWGYLSSVFTPITLLRNLFAYNKIKVLPPATAPRGPQLDPGKPLTRRPAMLMLLLPVVAWTLVIGVFIAAALSGSSSDDSYTPPYRVPTSLTVSTGDCVHNAGTSATPELKVLPCSDPTADYKVLARVPDTTDDTTACEPYPTTESSLTHEETGNNFVLCLAKNRTSTSTAGS
- a CDS encoding cytochrome P450, producing the protein MQATRIPGPPGLPLIGSMLELTRDPLKAYLAAHRDHGDVVRFTAGPPGLRAEFWMVFSPEGAQQVLATRAADFRKDNVMYEEVRLSLGNGLLTAQDTDYQRQRRLVQPLFTRRRVDTYADAVALESAALVDRWSAVPDGVVDAADEMSRFALRAVARILFGTDVEEAIGAVRRSFPVLGAYVRDRGFAPVRLPRQWPTPGNRQAKAAEQELYAVCDAIIARRAGQESDDLLGLLAAARGEDGEQLDAAELRDQVLIFLLAGHETTATSLAFALHLLGMHPEQQKRAREEAFTVLGDRPPRADDLAALPYLTAVLKEAMRLYPAAAVIGRRAVADCEIGGVRIPAGADVLVAPYVTHRHPAHWPEPERFDPDRFTPEQEAARHRYAWFPFGGGPRACIGQHFSMLESVLALGAVLREFAVETVDTEVRLGQAITLEARGPVRIRLTPHGS